Proteins encoded by one window of Halobaculum halobium:
- a CDS encoding phosphate uptake regulator PhoU, translating into MVETRKVQVTGGSTYTVSIPKGWATDNGVSAGTEVEFYPEGDSLFLTPVSDEGRTEGTLDIGDLEGDQLTRAVMTMYVSGFDVIALEAARITNDQRRTIRDSVQSLVGLEVLEETRDRIVIRDLLDSSELSIHNAVTRMRLIAVSMLEDAVDALTTGDEDMALDVIQRDDDVDRLYMVVSRIFRATLRTPKAAEDIGLSREVCFDYHSSARQLERVADHATKIAHLTLELLGSEAADAVGGEVPAPENGVDEVLPAEFNEALQTLDEDAREVVDRAMEALFAEDSDEATALANEARGAVLGVDQRAREIDELLRELDPARAQLLGLIVDSVSRSADYGGNIAETALQKAAPTP; encoded by the coding sequence ATGGTCGAGACACGGAAGGTGCAGGTGACGGGCGGGTCGACGTACACCGTCTCCATCCCGAAGGGATGGGCGACGGACAACGGGGTCAGCGCGGGCACCGAAGTCGAGTTCTACCCGGAAGGCGACTCGCTGTTTCTCACCCCGGTGAGCGACGAGGGCCGCACGGAGGGGACGCTGGACATCGGCGACTTGGAGGGCGACCAGCTCACGCGCGCGGTGATGACGATGTACGTCTCCGGCTTCGACGTCATCGCGCTGGAGGCCGCTCGGATCACCAACGACCAGCGACGCACCATCCGCGACTCCGTCCAGAGCCTCGTGGGCCTGGAGGTGCTCGAGGAGACGCGCGACCGGATCGTCATCCGCGACCTGCTCGACTCCTCGGAGCTGTCGATCCACAACGCCGTGACGCGGATGCGGCTCATCGCCGTCTCCATGCTTGAAGACGCGGTGGACGCGCTCACCACCGGCGACGAGGATATGGCCCTGGACGTGATCCAGCGCGACGACGACGTCGACCGCCTCTACATGGTCGTTTCGCGGATCTTCCGAGCGACGCTTCGCACGCCGAAAGCCGCCGAGGACATCGGGCTCTCGCGGGAGGTGTGCTTCGACTACCACTCCAGCGCGCGTCAACTGGAGCGGGTCGCCGACCACGCGACGAAGATCGCACACCTCACGCTGGAGCTGCTGGGAAGCGAAGCGGCCGACGCCGTCGGCGGGGAGGTGCCGGCACCGGAGAACGGCGTCGACGAGGTGCTCCCGGCGGAGTTCAACGAGGCGCTGCAGACGCTCGACGAGGACGCTCGCGAGGTCGTCGACCGCGCCATGGAGGCGCTGTTCGCCGAGGACAGCGACGAGGCGACGGCGCTGGCGAACGAGGCCCGGGGCGCCGTGCTCGGCGTCGACCAGCGCGCCCGCGAGATCGACGAACTGCTCAGGGAGTTGGACCCCGCCCGCGCGCAGCTGCTGGGGCTCATCGTCGACTCCGTCTCGCGCTCGGCCGACTACGGCGGCAACATCGCCGAGACCGCGCTCCAGAAGGCCGCGCCGACGCCGTAA
- a CDS encoding CDC48 family AAA ATPase, with the protein MNEVQLEVAKAYPNDSGRGIARLDPDTLLHLKLSPGDIIEIEGAETTAAKVWRADRQDWNTDTVRIDGFTRQNADVGIGERVTIRKAEAKKAESLTLAPPEEASVQFGSDAAGMVKRQILKRPVVERDIVPVMSSTNHPFMRSPGQAIPLIAVDTEPDGVCLITEDTDVELREEPISGFEKTGGGITYEDIGGLQQEIQRVREMVELPMKHPQIFKKLGIEPPQGVLLHGPPGTGKTLLAKAVANETSASFFSIAGPEIISKYYGESEQQLREIFEDAKDESPSIIFIDELDSIAPKREDVTGEVERRVVAQLLTMMDGLETRGQVIVIAATNRVDSVDPALRRPGRFDREIEIGVPDEVGRKEILQIHTRGMPLSDDVGLDRLADETHGFVGADIESLTKEAAMKALRRYLPEIDLDEEDIPPSLIDRMIVKRDDFHGALADVEPSAMREVLVELPKVTWEDVGGLEEAQQQVEEAVEWPLTSPEKFERMGIEAPKGVLLYGPPGTGKTLMAKAVANETNANFISVRGPQLLSKWVGESEKAIRQTFRKARQVAPTVIFFDELDSLAPSRGQEMGNNVSERVVNQLLTELDGLEEMGNVMVIGATNRPDMIDPALIRSGRFDRLVMIGQPDEEGREQILKIHTDDTPLSADVSLRELAERTDGYVGSDLESIAREAAIQALREDDDAEDVNMRHFDQAMEAVRPTISEEIMSYYADIEEQFKGGGTDSLRTDRGGRIGFQ; encoded by the coding sequence ATGAATGAAGTCCAACTCGAAGTCGCGAAGGCGTACCCGAACGACTCCGGCCGAGGGATCGCCCGCCTCGACCCGGACACCCTCCTACACCTGAAGCTCTCTCCGGGCGACATCATCGAGATCGAGGGAGCCGAGACCACCGCCGCGAAAGTGTGGCGCGCCGACCGACAGGACTGGAACACCGACACGGTCCGTATCGACGGGTTCACGCGCCAGAACGCCGACGTGGGAATCGGCGAGCGCGTCACGATCCGGAAGGCCGAGGCGAAGAAGGCCGAGTCGCTGACGCTCGCGCCGCCCGAGGAGGCGTCGGTGCAGTTCGGCTCCGACGCCGCGGGCATGGTGAAACGGCAGATCCTCAAGCGCCCGGTCGTCGAGCGCGACATCGTCCCCGTGATGTCCTCCACGAACCACCCGTTCATGCGCTCTCCGGGACAGGCGATTCCGCTGATCGCCGTCGACACCGAACCCGACGGCGTCTGTCTGATCACCGAAGACACCGATGTCGAACTGCGCGAGGAGCCGATCTCCGGGTTCGAGAAGACCGGCGGCGGCATCACCTACGAGGACATCGGCGGCCTCCAACAGGAGATTCAGCGCGTCCGCGAGATGGTCGAGCTGCCGATGAAACACCCCCAGATCTTCAAGAAGCTGGGGATCGAGCCGCCACAGGGCGTCCTCTTGCACGGCCCGCCGGGCACCGGCAAGACGCTGCTGGCGAAGGCGGTCGCCAACGAGACCTCCGCGAGCTTCTTCTCCATCGCGGGGCCCGAGATCATCTCGAAGTACTACGGCGAGTCCGAGCAGCAGCTCCGGGAGATCTTCGAGGACGCGAAAGACGAGAGCCCGAGCATCATCTTCATCGACGAGTTGGACTCCATCGCGCCCAAACGCGAGGACGTGACCGGCGAGGTGGAGCGCCGCGTCGTCGCCCAGCTGTTGACGATGATGGACGGGCTGGAGACCCGCGGGCAGGTGATCGTCATCGCGGCGACGAACCGCGTCGACTCCGTCGACCCCGCGCTCCGGCGCCCGGGTCGCTTCGACCGCGAGATCGAGATCGGCGTCCCCGACGAGGTCGGCCGCAAGGAGATCCTCCAGATCCACACCCGCGGCATGCCGCTGTCGGACGACGTGGGGCTGGACCGCCTGGCCGACGAGACGCACGGCTTCGTCGGCGCCGACATCGAGAGTCTCACGAAGGAGGCGGCGATGAAGGCGCTGCGGCGCTACCTCCCGGAGATCGACCTCGACGAGGAGGACATCCCGCCGAGCCTCATCGACCGGATGATCGTCAAGCGCGACGACTTCCACGGCGCGCTGGCGGACGTGGAGCCGTCGGCGATGCGCGAGGTGCTCGTCGAGCTCCCGAAGGTCACCTGGGAGGACGTCGGCGGCCTCGAAGAGGCCCAACAGCAGGTTGAGGAGGCCGTCGAGTGGCCCCTCACCAGCCCGGAGAAGTTCGAGCGGATGGGCATCGAGGCGCCGAAGGGCGTTCTGCTGTACGGCCCGCCCGGCACCGGCAAGACGCTGATGGCGAAAGCGGTCGCCAACGAGACCAACGCCAACTTCATTTCGGTTCGCGGACCGCAGCTGCTGTCGAAGTGGGTCGGCGAGTCCGAGAAGGCGATCCGCCAGACGTTCAGGAAGGCCCGGCAGGTCGCCCCCACCGTGATCTTCTTCGACGAGCTCGACAGCCTCGCGCCCAGCCGCGGCCAGGAGATGGGGAACAACGTCTCCGAGCGGGTCGTCAACCAACTTCTCACCGAACTCGACGGGCTGGAGGAGATGGGCAACGTGATGGTGATCGGCGCGACGAACCGCCCGGACATGATCGACCCGGCGCTGATCCGCTCGGGTCGGTTCGACCGGCTCGTCATGATCGGCCAGCCCGACGAGGAGGGTCGCGAGCAGATCCTCAAGATACACACCGACGACACGCCGCTGAGCGCCGACGTGAGCCTGCGCGAGCTCGCCGAGCGCACCGACGGCTACGTCGGGTCCGACTTGGAGTCGATCGCCCGCGAGGCCGCGATCCAAGCGCTTCGCGAGGACGACGACGCCGAGGACGTGAACATGCGCCACTTCGATCAGGCGATGGAGGCGGTGCGACCGACTATCTCCGAGGAGATCATGAGCTACTACGCCGACATCGAAGAGCAGTTCAAAGGCGGCGGCACAGACAGCCTCCGCACCGACCGCGGCGGGCGGATCGGCTTCCAGTGA
- the pstA gene encoding phosphate ABC transporter permease PstA produces the protein MATDTSTGDIESFGTVSRTVGTIFRYIMLAATLFGLVVLGVLLVYVANDAIQPLTADPGWHLTFLLTLVLPTIGVGAYLYRRDTDALSYGSLTVGMLVVTLMFGGGAAMIFVDILPPLVWLAYVVALAPPFAVVLALQRRAHRIPFLTRAALTTAAFYLSLFGLPGPIGTAVGGSQILPGVPEMVQVAPFIPLDWMSMAGTLGLGVAAVIGWYAAGIRDRRTGLLAGGAAFVGIVVAALAGPFVGLDPLPAVVLASVSVVPTVAYAVSTAVDRPRYRIGLLVPLAVIGGALVGELAVGALGFAGPQSWVDWQFLTSAHSRTAENAGLYPAIGGSILLMVTVALLSFPLGVGAAVYLEEYAPDNRFTRVIDVNISNLAGVPSVVYGLLGLGVFVTYLGQPTGTVLIGGATLALLILPIVIISSREAIRSVPSEMRQASYGMGATKWQTVRNVVLPRAFPGILTGTILALGRAIGETAPLIMIGAPSVLFSLPTELTSKVSAMPLQVFAWSSLFASEDFYTKAVPAGVVVLVSVLLAMNSVAIVLRNRYQSEQ, from the coding sequence ATGGCCACCGACACCTCCACCGGCGACATCGAGAGCTTCGGGACGGTCAGCCGGACCGTCGGCACGATCTTCCGGTACATCATGCTGGCGGCGACGCTATTCGGGCTGGTCGTGCTCGGCGTCCTGCTGGTGTACGTCGCCAACGACGCGATCCAGCCGCTCACGGCCGACCCCGGCTGGCACCTGACGTTCTTGCTCACGCTCGTGCTCCCGACGATCGGAGTCGGCGCGTACCTCTACCGACGCGACACCGACGCGCTCAGCTACGGGTCGTTGACCGTCGGGATGCTCGTCGTGACGCTCATGTTCGGCGGCGGCGCGGCGATGATCTTCGTCGACATCCTCCCGCCGCTGGTCTGGCTGGCGTACGTCGTCGCGCTCGCGCCTCCGTTCGCGGTCGTGCTCGCCCTCCAGCGGCGCGCGCACCGGATCCCGTTTCTCACCCGGGCGGCACTGACGACTGCGGCGTTCTACCTGTCGCTGTTCGGCCTGCCCGGACCGATCGGAACGGCTGTCGGAGGCTCACAGATCCTTCCGGGCGTCCCGGAGATGGTCCAAGTGGCCCCGTTCATTCCGCTGGACTGGATGTCCATGGCGGGGACCCTCGGACTCGGCGTCGCGGCCGTTATTGGCTGGTACGCTGCCGGGATCCGGGACCGGCGGACCGGGCTGCTGGCCGGTGGAGCCGCCTTCGTCGGGATCGTCGTCGCCGCTCTGGCCGGCCCGTTCGTCGGGCTCGACCCGCTCCCGGCGGTGGTGCTCGCGTCCGTCTCGGTGGTCCCGACGGTCGCGTACGCGGTCAGCACGGCGGTCGACCGCCCGCGATACCGGATCGGTCTGCTCGTTCCGCTCGCGGTCATCGGCGGCGCGCTGGTGGGGGAACTCGCGGTCGGCGCACTCGGGTTCGCCGGGCCCCAGTCGTGGGTCGACTGGCAGTTCCTCACGAGTGCACACAGCCGAACCGCCGAGAACGCGGGGCTGTACCCCGCGATCGGCGGGTCGATCCTGCTGATGGTGACGGTCGCGCTGCTCTCGTTCCCGCTCGGGGTCGGCGCCGCGGTCTACCTCGAGGAGTACGCCCCCGACAACCGCTTCACGCGGGTCATCGACGTGAACATCTCCAACCTCGCGGGCGTCCCCTCGGTCGTGTACGGCCTGCTCGGGCTCGGCGTGTTCGTCACGTACCTCGGGCAGCCGACCGGAACGGTGCTCATCGGCGGCGCGACGTTGGCGCTGCTCATCCTTCCGATCGTCATCATCTCCTCGCGAGAGGCGATCCGCAGCGTGCCTTCCGAGATGCGGCAGGCGTCCTACGGCATGGGCGCGACGAAGTGGCAGACCGTCCGCAACGTCGTGCTCCCCCGGGCGTTTCCGGGGATCCTCACGGGGACGATACTCGCGCTCGGCCGGGCGATCGGTGAGACCGCTCCGCTCATCATGATCGGTGCGCCCAGCGTCCTGTTCTCGCTGCCGACCGAGCTCACCTCGAAGGTGAGCGCCATGCCCCTACAGGTGTTCGCGTGGTCGAGCCTGTTCGCCAGTGAGGACTTCTACACGAAGGCGGTGCCCGCGGGCGTCGTCGTGCTCGTGAGCGTCCTGCTGGCGATGAACTCCGTGGCGATCGTCCTGCGAAACAGGTATCAGAGTGAGCAGTAA
- the pstB gene encoding phosphate ABC transporter ATP-binding protein PstB, producing the protein MTDRHGPTDDRIEPDGGEATTSDPSTEMSIQTDVSESVSDTGHAHNADTLVESRDVSVYYNDNRALNDITMEIPENRVTAMIGPSGCGKSTFLRCINRMNDMIDAARVEGDLFLRGKNVYDGDVDPVALRRRVGMVFQKPNPFPKSIYDNVAYGLEIQNKEGDYDQIVEESLKRAALWDEVKDQLDESGLDLSGGQQQRLCIARAIAPDPEVILMDEPASALDPVATSKIEDLIDDLAEEYTVVIVTHNMQQAARISDKTAVFLTGGELVEFDDTDKIFENPESQRVEDYITGKFG; encoded by the coding sequence ATGACTGACAGACACGGACCGACGGACGACAGAATCGAGCCCGACGGCGGCGAAGCGACGACGAGCGATCCGTCGACGGAGATGTCGATCCAGACGGATGTCAGCGAGAGCGTGAGCGACACCGGGCACGCACACAATGCCGACACGCTCGTCGAGTCGCGCGACGTAAGCGTCTACTACAACGACAACCGCGCGCTCAACGACATCACGATGGAGATCCCCGAGAACCGCGTCACCGCGATGATCGGTCCCTCGGGCTGTGGCAAGTCGACGTTCCTCCGCTGCATCAATCGGATGAACGACATGATCGACGCCGCGCGAGTCGAGGGCGACCTCTTCCTCCGCGGGAAGAACGTGTACGACGGCGACGTGGATCCGGTGGCGCTCCGCCGGCGCGTCGGGATGGTGTTCCAGAAGCCCAATCCCTTCCCCAAATCGATCTACGACAACGTCGCCTACGGGCTGGAGATCCAGAACAAGGAGGGGGACTACGATCAGATCGTCGAGGAATCGCTCAAGCGCGCGGCGCTGTGGGACGAGGTAAAAGACCAACTCGACGAGTCGGGGCTGGACCTCTCGGGGGGGCAACAACAGCGCCTCTGCATCGCGCGCGCCATCGCGCCCGACCCGGAAGTCATCCTGATGGACGAGCCCGCCTCGGCGCTTGACCCGGTGGCGACCTCGAAGATCGAGGACCTCATCGACGACCTCGCCGAGGAGTACACGGTCGTCATCGTCACCCACAACATGCAGCAAGCGGCCCGGATTTCCGACAAGACGGCGGTGTTCCTCACCGGCGGCGAACTCGTGGAATTCGACGACACCGACAAGATCTTCGAGAACCCCGAGTCCCAGCGCGTCGAGGACTACATCACCGGCAAGTTCGGGTAG
- the pstC gene encoding phosphate ABC transporter permease subunit PstC — protein sequence MSTDDIVDDLTRNTQNAPAELLTRSFFFVCAVLSIVTTVSIVVLLVTEAAKFFTITAPLMGVEGATASLVDFITGTTWEIGNQRFGVLALVSATLMITIGSAIIAIPLGVSTAIYLSEYAAPRHRAFLKPALEVLAGIPTVVYGFFALIYITPAIRTVLPNTGTFNLLSASIVVGIMIIPMVASISEDAMSAVPDDLRQAGYGMGATKFDVATGIVVPAALSGIFSSFILALSRAIGETMAVTIAAGSQAAFLNPLDPTAYQEGALPMTAAMVQLLLGDITGGGLAYRSLFAIGLTLFLITLAMNVISDLIAQRYREEY from the coding sequence ATGAGCACCGACGACATCGTGGATGACCTCACTCGAAACACGCAGAACGCGCCTGCGGAGCTGTTGACGCGGTCGTTCTTCTTCGTGTGTGCGGTGCTCTCGATCGTCACCACGGTGAGTATCGTCGTCCTCTTGGTCACTGAGGCGGCGAAGTTCTTCACCATCACCGCGCCGCTGATGGGCGTCGAGGGGGCGACCGCCTCGCTCGTGGACTTCATCACCGGGACGACCTGGGAGATCGGAAACCAACGGTTCGGCGTGCTCGCGCTCGTGTCGGCGACGCTGATGATCACGATCGGCTCTGCGATCATCGCGATCCCGCTTGGGGTGTCGACGGCGATCTATCTCAGCGAGTACGCCGCCCCGCGCCACCGCGCGTTCCTCAAGCCCGCACTCGAGGTGCTCGCGGGGATCCCGACGGTCGTCTACGGATTCTTCGCGCTCATCTACATCACGCCCGCTATCCGAACGGTGCTCCCGAACACGGGAACGTTCAACCTCCTGTCTGCGAGTATCGTCGTCGGGATCATGATCATCCCGATGGTCGCGTCGATCAGCGAGGACGCGATGTCGGCGGTCCCGGACGACCTGCGGCAAGCCGGCTACGGCATGGGTGCGACCAAGTTCGACGTGGCGACTGGAATCGTCGTCCCCGCAGCGCTGTCGGGCATTTTCTCGTCGTTCATACTCGCGCTCTCGCGGGCCATCGGCGAGACGATGGCCGTCACCATCGCGGCCGGTTCGCAGGCGGCGTTCCTCAACCCCCTCGACCCGACCGCCTATCAGGAGGGCGCCCTCCCCATGACGGCGGCGATGGTTCAGCTCCTGTTGGGCGATATCACGGGCGGAGGGCTCGCCTATCGGAGCCTCTTCGCCATCGGACTGACGCTCTTCCTCATCACGCTCGCCATGAACGTTATCAGCGACTTGATCGCACAGCGGTACCGCGAGGAGTACTGA
- a CDS encoding PstS family phosphate ABC transporter substrate-binding protein, with the protein MGDQPDSATRRTFMTAAGTAGVLGLAGCTSNPDSGGSGGSDGGSGGSGGNSDQLSGTIDIAGSSTVFPLATAFAETFQQEHSEVNINVQSTGSGGGFANFFCPGETDFNNASRPIQPDEEEACADNGVEPVELTVATDALTVIVNNEADFLDEITVEELQTLWSAEEEPELWSDVNADWPDEEIELFGPSDASGTYDYFIEAIIGEEGPGHRQDYSATEQDRTIVQGVQGSQYAIGYLGFAYYSQNSDAVKALAVDDGDGPVEPSLETAKSGEYTPLSRPLFTYPAKGSLAEDHVAEFARYFIENTTNEEIVANDVGYVPLDDDQQAEQMETLENAIEAANDA; encoded by the coding sequence ATGGGAGATCAACCCGACTCCGCGACGCGGCGTACCTTCATGACTGCTGCGGGAACGGCGGGCGTCCTCGGCCTGGCCGGCTGTACGAGCAACCCCGACTCGGGCGGTTCGGGCGGCTCCGATGGCGGATCTGGCGGCTCCGGCGGAAACTCGGATCAGCTCTCGGGCACCATCGACATCGCGGGCTCCTCGACGGTGTTCCCGCTGGCGACGGCGTTCGCCGAGACGTTCCAGCAGGAACACTCCGAGGTGAACATCAACGTCCAGTCGACGGGGTCGGGCGGCGGGTTCGCGAACTTCTTTTGTCCCGGCGAGACGGACTTCAACAACGCCTCGCGGCCGATCCAGCCCGACGAGGAGGAGGCGTGCGCCGACAACGGCGTCGAACCGGTCGAGCTGACGGTCGCGACCGACGCGCTGACGGTCATCGTCAACAACGAGGCCGACTTCCTCGACGAGATCACCGTCGAGGAGCTGCAGACGCTGTGGTCCGCCGAGGAGGAGCCCGAGCTGTGGAGCGACGTGAACGCCGATTGGCCCGACGAGGAGATCGAGCTGTTCGGCCCCTCCGACGCCTCGGGAACCTACGACTACTTCATCGAGGCCATCATCGGCGAGGAGGGGCCGGGTCACCGCCAGGACTACTCCGCGACCGAGCAGGACCGCACCATCGTCCAGGGCGTCCAGGGATCGCAGTACGCGATCGGCTACCTCGGGTTCGCCTACTACAGCCAGAACAGCGACGCGGTGAAGGCGCTCGCCGTCGACGACGGCGACGGCCCCGTCGAGCCCTCGCTGGAGACGGCGAAGTCCGGCGAGTACACCCCGCTGTCGCGCCCCCTGTTCACGTACCCCGCGAAGGGCTCGCTCGCCGAGGACCACGTCGCGGAGTTCGCTCGCTACTTCATTGAAAACACCACCAACGAGGAGATCGTCGCTAACGACGTCGGCTACGTCCCCCTCGACGACGACCAGCAGGCCGAGCAGATGGAGACCCTCGAGAACGCGATCGAAGCGGCCAACGACGCTTGA
- the phoU gene encoding phosphate signaling complex protein PhoU — translation MPRKQYQERLNELQEDVLYMSEIVAERLRMGMDALETKDEELAQRVIDEDAEVNQLYLELEQNCVDLLALQQPVAGDLRFIAASFKIITDLERIGDLATNLGGYTLQAERDVFPDVDVQRIGEATLDMLDDAMTAYAEEDTEACYGVADADDAVDELCEDASSAVVRELLEREGVEAEDVDDLMADVSRLLLTIRDLERVGDHAVNIAARTLYMVENDDELIY, via the coding sequence ATGCCACGAAAACAGTATCAAGAACGCCTCAACGAGCTCCAAGAGGACGTGCTCTACATGAGCGAGATCGTCGCCGAGCGCCTCCGGATGGGGATGGACGCCCTCGAGACGAAAGACGAGGAGCTCGCCCAGCGCGTCATCGACGAGGACGCGGAGGTGAACCAGCTGTATCTCGAACTGGAACAGAACTGCGTCGATCTGCTCGCGCTCCAGCAGCCGGTCGCGGGCGACCTCCGGTTCATCGCGGCGTCGTTCAAGATCATCACCGACCTCGAACGCATCGGCGACCTCGCGACGAACCTCGGCGGGTACACCCTGCAGGCGGAGCGAGACGTGTTCCCCGACGTCGACGTCCAGCGCATCGGCGAGGCGACCTTGGACATGCTCGACGACGCCATGACCGCCTACGCGGAGGAGGACACCGAGGCGTGCTACGGCGTCGCCGACGCCGACGACGCCGTGGACGAACTGTGTGAAGACGCCTCCAGCGCCGTCGTCCGCGAGTTGCTCGAACGCGAAGGCGTCGAGGCCGAGGACGTCGACGACCTGATGGCCGACGTCTCCCGGCTCCTGCTCACGATCCGCGACCTCGAACGCGTCGGCGACCACGCGGTCAACATCGCCGCCCGGACGCTGTACATGGTCGAGAACGACGACGAACTCATCTACTGA
- a CDS encoding HalOD1 output domain-containing protein translates to MGNPRLALSRKCTVVSDTTFESGGERTLTEALTDAIAEAEGVAPTDLPPLYESVEFDALTQLIEHSGKNTEEGLILAFQIRKWNVFVSIDGRIRVCDATIETDLEPIFAG, encoded by the coding sequence ATGGGGAACCCCCGACTGGCCTTGTCTAGAAAGTGTACGGTAGTTAGTGATACAACGTTCGAAAGCGGTGGAGAGCGGACACTCACGGAGGCGCTTACCGATGCAATTGCTGAGGCCGAAGGGGTTGCCCCAACTGACCTACCGCCGCTGTACGAGTCTGTTGAGTTTGACGCACTGACCCAGTTGATAGAACACTCAGGTAAAAATACTGAAGAGGGGTTGATCTTGGCGTTTCAGATCAGAAAATGGAACGTTTTCGTGAGTATCGACGGCCGCATCCGTGTCTGTGATGCGACAATAGAGACCGATCTCGAGCCAATCTTCGCAGGGTGA